The genomic stretch GCCTCAGAGAATAAAACGTGTATTTCAGTAGGTCCTGACCGCAAGCCTCGCGGTGAGCCATCAAGTAAGATTTCGACATTGCCACGTGCGCTGCTTGGCGAAATCTTACCAACTTTGCCGGAAAACTTCTTCCCAATAAGGCTCTGTACTTCCACCGCTTGATCGGATTTGAAACGCCCCATCGAATTGGAGGGTACGTTTACCTTAACAGTCAACACCTCCGAATCGATCACCGAATCAATGGGGAGTTGAAGGACATTGTCATCCTGCATGACGATAATGTCTACATCCGCTGACATGCCGGGCAGGAGTTCAGCGGGTGATCCGACCACTTCAATCATCACCTCAAAAGTAATCGTGCCATCTCCCTGTTGGCCGCCCCTTTGGTCAGGCGTATATGCACTCGGCGCGATTTCACTGACCCTGCCTTCAAAGACTTTGTCGCGGTAAGCATCAACGCGAATCTCCACCCTTTGCCCCAGATCAATCTTGGCGATATCTACCTCGTTGATTCGCGTTTTGACAACCATTCTGGATAGATCAGCGATGGTCAGGATAGCGGCTCCCTGCGAAAATGCAGAACGTCCAGAGGTGACAATTTCGCCCTCTTCGACGTTGAGACGTGTAACCGTTCCTGACATGGGCGCGATAACGGTTGTCCAACCGAAACGTTCTTCTTGGGCTTTTAAGGTGCTTTCAGCCTCTAGGAACACCGCTTTTGCACCAACCTCCGCATGGACGGTGAGTTGTTTCTCTTCATCTGTTGTTCCTAGAATCTGTTGGAGTCGAGTCCTAGCATTTTCTAACTCCGCGTCAAGTTGTCTTTTTTGCGCCTCCTGCGATTCCTTGATCGTACCCAGATTCTGTTTATGAAGCCGAAGGGTTGCCTCACGGTTTTCAAGTGCTTTTCCTCTTACGTCAATGGTCTCCTGTTGGGATTCAACCGCATTAGTCTGAGACTCGACATCGTTTTGAGCAGTTTCATATTGGGAAAGGGCGTTTGCACGGGCTGCTTCCGCTTC from Candidatus Poribacteria bacterium encodes the following:
- a CDS encoding HlyD family efflux transporter periplasmic adaptor subunit; translated protein: MNRKRTIVLIISVLVLVAVVAIGATKIFGKKDNKDNADEKKEVVRLGEFIVKVRESGNLESLISIEVRSNVEGEIETLYIKEGEFVEKGQPLLKIDDEQVLEQKKQAEANRDARRSQLEQAKLRIEMTEKQQESAITQAQNAVKVAKAALESLDANTRQRVTEAETQISTTQNQLQQDEIALRQSDIELQQAKLRKKRAQAAEESAKVAFETAESELKRNQGLFEKKLVSKRVLEEAEAARANALSQYETAQNDVESQTNAVESQQETIDVRGKALENREATLRLHKQNLGTIKESQEAQKRQLDAELENARTRLQQILGTTDEEKQLTVHAEVGAKAVFLEAESTLKAQEERFGWTTVIAPMSGTVTRLNVEEGEIVTSGRSAFSQGAAILTIADLSRMVVKTRINEVDIAKIDLGQRVEIRVDAYRDKVFEGRVSEIAPSAYTPDQRGGQQGDGTITFEVMIEVVGSPAELLPGMSADVDIIVMQDDNVLQLPIDSVIDSEVLTVKVNVPSNSMGRFKSDQAVEVQSLIGKKFSGKVGKISPSSARGNVEILLDGSPRGLRSGPTEIHVLFSEADKIEGLEAVLLDKEDSKTDTEKEKKKDKKKDEKGTRTRIEVGQRNNTHFELTSGLVEGDRVFVPSMEQLTKTGPDSK